Proteins encoded together in one Musa acuminata AAA Group cultivar baxijiao chromosome BXJ3-6, Cavendish_Baxijiao_AAA, whole genome shotgun sequence window:
- the LOC135640683 gene encoding protein S40-5-like, which yields MSKGFAPETSHSGSGSGGADLDDLSEADVWSACHGDNGEGRNQDRRTSGDSSSRSVDQDAGGLSLVLRDAHVVTATAQTLPSEPERERVATSAPVAVPASSLSSSKREEDEPVGEWLPPHVYLERLHANAASPSVLEGRGRTLKGRDLTMLRDSVWRRTGFLDYIDADENK from the coding sequence ATGAGCAAGGGCTTTGCCCCGGAGACCTCCCACTCCGGCAGCGGAAGCGGTGGCGCGGACCTCGATGATCTCTCGGAGGCCGACGTCTGGTCCGCCTGCCACGGTGACAACGGTGAAGGCCGCAACCAGGACCGACGGACGAGCGGCGATAGCTCCAGCCGCTCGGTCGACCAGGACGCCGGCGGGCTCTCCCTGGTCCTCAGGGATGCGCACGTAGTCACGGCGACAGCCCAGACGTTGCCGAGCGAGCCGGAACGGGAACGGGTGGCGACGTCGGCGCCAGTGGCCGTGCCGGCTTCGAGCCTGTCATCGTCGAAGCGGGAGGAGGATGAGCCGGTCGGGGAGTGGTTGCCGCCGCATGTGTACCTGGAGCGCCTGCATGCGAATGCTGCGTCGCCTTCGGTGTTGGAGGGGCGGGGAAGGACGCTCAAGGGAAGAGACCTGACTATGCTCCGTGACTCCGTCTGGAGACGGACCGGCTTCTTAGATTACATTGACGcggatgaaaataaataa
- the LOC135640686 gene encoding uncharacterized protein LOC135640686: MGNCIDVQKPILWVDDDDWETPEPESPVHCREQEKAERAATGRSAEPPPAKEKQAVVGSSEIKIKISKKQMEELLRQVDEKGLSIEKVLADLVVIGEVCLESRDGHWRPNLQSIPEVSE; the protein is encoded by the coding sequence ATGGGGAATTGCATCGATGTACAGAAGCCGATCTTGTGGGTGGACGACGACGACTGGGAGACGCCGGAGCCGGAGAGTCCTGTACATTGTCGAGAACAGGAGAAGGCTGAGAGAGCAGCTACCGGCCGATCCGCAGAACCACCACCGGCGAAGGAGAAACAAGCGGTGGTGGGGTCGTCCgagatcaagatcaagatcagCAAGAAGCAGATGGAAGAGCTGCTACGTCAAGTGGACGAGAAAGGATTGTCGATCGAGAAGGTTCTTGCGGACCTCGTGGTGATAGGTGAGGTTTGTCTTGAGAGCAGGGATGGCCATTGGAGACCCAACCTGCAAAGCATACCCGAGGTATCGGAATAA
- the LOC135641317 gene encoding protein DETOXIFICATION 40-like yields the protein MAAESGASQKLESILSDNSIPWARRIWMASLVEMKLLVYLAAPAVMVYMLNYVMSMSTQIFSGHLGNLELAAASLGNTGIQIFAYGLMLGMGSAVETLCGQAYGAHKYDMLGVYLQRSTVLLMATGVPLAAIYALSRPILVLLGESPEIAKAASIFVYGLIPQIFAYAANFPIQKFLQAQSIVAPSAYISAATLVVHLLLSWVVVYKIGLGLLGASLALSLSWWIIVGAQFVYISSSSRCHFTWTGFTWQAFSGLPEFFRLSIASAVMLCLEAWYFQILVLIAGLLDNPELALDSLSVCMTLSGWIFMISVGFNAAASVRVSNELGAGNPKSAAFSVVVVTVMSFIVSVIAAIIILCLRDYISYAFTEGEVVARAVSDLCPLLATTLILNGIQPVLSGVAVGCGWQAFVAYVNVGCYYIIGVPFGSLLGFKFGLGAKGIWGGMIGGTFMQTLILLWVTFRTDWNKEVEEAKKRLNKWEDKKEPLLS from the exons ATGGCTGCCGAAAGCGGGGCCAGCCAGAAGCTGGAGAGCATCCTGAGCGATAACTCCATCCCATGGGCTCGCCGCATATGGATGGCCTCCCTGGTCGAGATGAAGCTGCTCGTCTACCTCGCCGCCCCCGCCGTGATGGTTTACATGCTCAACTACGTCATGTCCATGTCCACCCAGATCTTCTCCGGACATCTCGGCAACCTCGAGCTCGCCGCCGCCTCCCTCGGCAACACCGGCATCCAAATCTTCGCCTATGGCCTGATG CTAGGGATGGGGAGTGCTGTGGAGACACTATGCGGACAGGCGTACGGCGCCCACAAGTACGATATGCTCGGGGTATACCTGCAGCGGTCGACGGTGCTCCTCATGGCCACCGGCGTGCCGCTGGCCGCGATCTACGCCCTGTCGAGGCCGATCCTGGTGCTGCTGGGTGAGTCGCCGGAGATCGCCAAGGCGGCGTCCATCTTCGTCTACGGGCTGATCCCGCAGATCTTCGCGTACGCCGCCAACTTCCCCATCCAGAAGTTCCTGCAGGCGCAGAGTATCGTGGCGCCGAGCGCCTACATCTCGGCGGCGACGCTGGTGGTGCACCTGCTCCTCAGCTGGGTGGTGGTGTACAAGATCGGCCTAGGACTGTTGGGGGCCTCGCTGGCCCTGAGCCTGTCGTGGTGGATCATCGTGGGTGCTCAGTTCGTGTACATCTCCTCCAGTAGCCGATGCCACTTCACGTGGACCGGGTTCACCTGGCAGGCCTTCTCCGGCCTTCCGGAGTTCTTCCGGCTGTCCATAGCCTCCGCGGTGATGCTGTGTTTGGAGGCCTGGTACTTCCAGATCCTGGTTCTCATCGCTGGACTTTTGGATAACCCTGAACTCGCCCTTGATTCCCTATCCGTGTG TATGACGCTTTCAGGTTGGATTTTTATGATATCTGTTGGATTCAATGCCGCCGCGAG TGTGCGGGTAAGCAATGAGCTCGGTGCTGGTAATCCGAAGTCGGCGGCATTCTCGGTGGTCGTTGTGACGGTGATGTCCTTCATAGTATCTGTTATCGCCGCCATCATCATCCTTTGCCTTCGAGACTACATCAGCTATGCCTTCACCGAGGGCGAGGTCGTCGCCCGCGCCGTCTCCGATCTCTGTCCCTTGCTCGCCACCACCCTCATTCTCAATGGCATCCAACCTGTTCTATCCG GTGTGGCTGTCGGCTGCGGATGGCAAGCTTTTGTGGCATACGTCAACGTCGGCTGCTATTATATAATTGGCGTTCCGTTTGGGTCTCTTCTCGGCTTCAAGTTTGGGTTGGGGGCAAAG GGAATTTGGGGAGGAATGATTGGAGGAACCTTCATGCAGACTCTCATTCTTCTGTGGGTCACTTTCCGAACTGATTGGAACAAAGAG GTGGAAGAGGCCAAGAAGAGATTGAACAAGTGGGAGGACAAGAAGGAACCCCTTCTCTCCTAA